A genomic window from Pseudogulbenkiania sp. MAI-1 includes:
- a CDS encoding NADPH-dependent FMN reductase yields MDDAPKILAFAGSARKDSWNKKLVQIAAAGAHAAGADVTLIDLRDFPMPLYDGDDESENGVPANALRLRELMLSHQGLLIASPEYNGSISPLLKNVIDWTSRPVGGSPGLAPYSGKVAALLSTSPGGFGGLRGLVHVRAILGNIGVLVMPEQLAVGVAHEAFGADGSLTNPKQQAAVEELGAGLARLLAKLHGLSLASDSTERRHDLTRFR; encoded by the coding sequence CGGCAGTGCGCGTAAGGATTCCTGGAACAAGAAGCTGGTGCAGATCGCCGCTGCCGGGGCGCACGCCGCCGGGGCGGATGTCACCCTGATCGACCTGCGCGATTTCCCCATGCCGCTGTACGATGGCGACGACGAGAGCGAGAACGGCGTGCCGGCCAACGCGCTCCGCTTGCGCGAACTGATGCTGAGCCACCAGGGCCTGCTGATCGCCTCGCCGGAATACAACGGTTCGATTTCCCCGCTGCTGAAAAACGTCATCGACTGGACCTCGCGCCCGGTGGGCGGCAGCCCTGGCCTCGCGCCGTACTCCGGCAAGGTGGCCGCCTTGCTGAGCACCTCGCCCGGCGGCTTCGGTGGCCTGCGCGGCCTGGTCCATGTGCGAGCCATTCTGGGCAACATCGGCGTGCTGGTCATGCCGGAGCAACTGGCGGTGGGCGTGGCGCATGAGGCATTCGGCGCCGATGGCTCGCTGACCAATCCCAAGCAGCAGGCCGCGGTGGAGGAACTGGGCGCCGGCCTGGCGAGACTGCTGGCCAAGCTGCATGGCCTGTCGCTGGCGTCCGACTCCACCG